One Phaseolus vulgaris cultivar G19833 chromosome 2, P. vulgaris v2.0, whole genome shotgun sequence DNA window includes the following coding sequences:
- the LOC137809773 gene encoding ethylene-responsive transcription factor ERN3 yields MGVEDQKQRAKDERLCEKVKMKNKRKFVGVRQRASGKWAAEIKDTSKKIRMWLGTYQTAEEAARAYDEAACLLRGSNTRTNFSTQSSTTISTNSPISLKLTNLLHRKAMSNQTQLQNHPSAITPTFQGATAPNNIMVMEQTSASSGQAQSLFVVQNQVSNNLYGLDMNMIDCAMGITQNASQLHFSWPLAQQRINELPLSKDGFNLEGQLSDSVYATNEYHHLEDTYEYKYEYDVNYPLSHFFCFT; encoded by the coding sequence ATGGGTGTGGAAGATCAAAAGCAAAGGGCGAAGGATGAGAGATTGTGTGAGAAagtgaagatgaagaacaagAGGAAGTTTGTTGGGGTGAGACAAAGGGCTTCAGGGAAATGGGCAGCAGAGATCAAAGACACTTCAAAGAAGATTAGGATGTGGCTTGGTACTTATCAAACTGCTGAGGAAGCTGCTCGAGCTTATGATGAAGCTGCTTGTCTCCTTAGAGGTTCAAACACTCGCACCAATTTCTCTACTCAAAGCTCTACTACCATTTCTACAAATTCTCCTATATCTCTAAAACTTACAAATCTCCTTCATCGTAAAGCCATGTCAAATCAAACTCAACTTCAAAACCATCCCTCTGCTATAACTCCAACTTTTCAAGGTGCAACTGCTCCCAATAACATCATGGTCATGGAACAAACCTCTGCTTCTAGTGGTCAAGCTCAGTCTTTGTTTGTGGTTCAGAACCAAGTCTCTAATAACTTGTATGGACTAGATATGAATATGATCGATTGTGCCATGGGTATCACACAAAATGCATCGCAGCTTCATTTCTCTTGGCCTTTAGCCCAACAAAGGATTAACGAATTACCATTATCAAAAGATGGTTTCAATTTAGAAGGGCAGTTATCAGACTCGGTGTATGCCACCAATGAGTACCACCATTTGGAAGATACATATGAATATAAGTATGAGTATGATGTCAATTATCCTCTCTCTCACTTTTTCtgcttcacttga